Proteins from one Limanda limanda chromosome 9, fLimLim1.1, whole genome shotgun sequence genomic window:
- the LOC133010078 gene encoding tripartite motif-containing protein 16-like, which translates to EDLLKDPVTTVCGHSYCKSCINTHWDDEEERGSYSCPQCRQTFTPRPVLWKNTTLAALLEELKKTGLQAAPADHCYAGPEDVACDVCTGRKRKSIKSCLNCLASYCEKHLQPHLQSAALKNHKLVDPSEKLQENICSHHDKVMKMFCRTDQQCICYLCSVEEHKDHDTVSAAAERTERQRELRLRRQTIQQRVQDTEYDLTLLQQEEEAVNGSADEAVEDSEEIFTVMIPLLEERSSDVEQQIRSQQETELSRVRELQERLEQEITELKRKDHELKQLSDTEDHNQLLHNYPSLSPLSGSTHSSSIRIRPLRDFEDVTAAVSQVRGRLQDILSETEILQVVSQVDVLLREPEPETRADFLKYSSEITLDPNTAYRYLLLSEGNRKVTCMREDQSYSAHPDRFTGWRQVLSRESLTGRCYWEVEVEVEPGVIGAVHIAVTYKNIRRAGRSLQCQFVSNDKSWSLYCGGDSYCFYYNRIKTPVSGPVSSRVGVYLDHSAGVLSFYSVSDTMTLLHRVQTTFTQPLYAGVSVYWIGSTAEFCKLK; encoded by the coding sequence gaggatctactgaaggatccggtgactactgtctgtggacacagctactgtaagagctgtattaacacccactgggacgatgaggaggagagaggaagctacagctgtcctcagtgtagacagaccttcacaccgaggcctgtcctgtgGAAAAACACCACGTTAGCTGCtttactggaggagctgaagaagactggactccaagctgctcctgctgatcactgctatgctggacctgaagatgtggcctgtgatgtctgcactgggagaaaacggaaatctatcaagtcctgtttgaattgtttggcctcttattgtgaaaaacacctccagcctcatcttcagtcagctgcattgaagaacCACAAGCTGGTGGatccctcggagaagctccaggagaacatctgctctcatcacgacaaggtgatgaagatgttctgccgcactgatcagcagtgtatctgttatctctgctctgtggaagaacataaagaccacgacacagtgtcagctgcagcagaaaggactgagaggcagagagagctcaggctgaggagacaaacaatccagcagagagtccaggacacagaatACGACTTGacgctgcttcaacaggaggaggaggccgtcaatggctctgctgatgaagcagtggaggacagtgaagaGATATTCACTGTGATGATCCCTCTGCTGGAggaaagaagctctgatgtggagcagcagatcagatcccagcaggaaactgaactgagtcgagtcagagagcttcaggagagactggagcaggagatcactgagctgaagaggaaagaccatgaactgaagcagctctcagacacagaggatcacaaccagcttctacacaactacccctcactgtcaccactcagtggatctacacactcatccagcatcaggatccgtcctctgagggactttgaggacgtgacagcagctgtgtcacaggtcagaggtcgactacaggacattctgagtgagacagagattttacaggttgtgtctcaagtggatgttttactgcgagaaccagagccagagaccagagctgacttcttaaaatattcatcggaaatcacactggatccaaacacagcataccgatatctgttattatctgagggaaacagaaaagtaacatgtatgagagaagatcagtcttattctgctcacccagacagattcactggttggcgtcaggtcctgagtagagagagtctgactggacgttgttactgggaggtggaggtggaggtggagcctGGGGTGATAGGAGCAGTTCAtatagcagtcacatacaagaatatcagaagagcagGACGCTCACTTCAATGTCAATTTGTAtccaatgataaatcttggtcattatattgcGGTGGAGACAGTTATTGCTTTTATTACAACAGAatcaagactccagtgtcaggtcctgtgtcctccagagtaggagtgtacctggatcacagtgcaggtgttctgtccttctacagcgtctctgacaccatgactctcctccacagagtccagaccacattcactcagcctctctatgctggagttagtgTTTATTGGAttggatccacagctgagttttgtaaactcaaatag